One genomic segment of Salinigranum rubrum includes these proteins:
- a CDS encoding DUF7544 domain-containing protein: MTLYALDDIEDAIDATRAFLWPFQRGRWLRLAVVVFFAGGAGGFNPFQFTGSGTPSTSDGPTSPPSTAPDLPSLGGPEIAIIATIAVVLLLLFLGFLFVGSVMEFVFVRSLREEEVTLRGYWRDHWRQGARLFGFRLVLTLLTLGLVVGVLAAVFAPLVLGGNVAALGLLVVAIPVLILVALVGGLLNGFTTMFVVPVMLLEERGVIASWRRFWSTLRGQWKQYLAYLFMSIVLNLAGGILTGLVLLVAALVVGIPLALLGLGGGALLSVSHLAGWTVIGVAVAAFVVAMFVLALLVAVPVQTFLRYYALLVLGDTNETFDAIPERRRALREPEPEG; encoded by the coding sequence GTGACGCTCTACGCCCTCGACGACATCGAGGACGCCATCGACGCGACGAGAGCGTTCCTCTGGCCGTTCCAGCGGGGTCGGTGGCTCCGACTCGCCGTCGTCGTCTTCTTCGCCGGCGGTGCCGGCGGCTTCAATCCGTTCCAGTTCACGGGGAGCGGCACCCCCAGCACGTCCGACGGCCCGACGTCTCCGCCGTCGACCGCTCCCGACCTCCCCTCGCTGGGCGGCCCCGAGATAGCCATCATCGCGACTATCGCCGTCGTCCTCCTCTTGCTCTTCCTGGGCTTTCTCTTCGTGGGGTCGGTCATGGAGTTCGTCTTCGTCCGGTCGCTCCGCGAAGAGGAGGTCACTCTCAGGGGGTACTGGCGCGACCACTGGCGACAGGGCGCTCGCCTGTTCGGCTTCCGACTCGTCCTCACGCTCCTCACCCTCGGTCTCGTCGTCGGCGTCCTCGCCGCCGTCTTCGCTCCGCTCGTCCTGGGCGGGAACGTCGCCGCGCTCGGCCTGCTCGTCGTCGCCATCCCCGTTCTGATCCTCGTCGCGCTCGTCGGCGGTCTCCTGAACGGCTTCACCACGATGTTCGTCGTCCCGGTGATGCTCCTCGAAGAGCGCGGCGTCATCGCCTCGTGGCGGCGCTTCTGGTCCACGCTGAGAGGGCAGTGGAAGCAGTATCTGGCGTACCTGTTCATGTCCATCGTGTTGAACCTCGCGGGCGGCATCCTCACCGGCTTAGTGTTGCTGGTCGCCGCCCTGGTCGTCGGCATTCCCCTCGCCCTCCTCGGCCTCGGCGGCGGCGCACTCCTGTCGGTGTCTCACCTCGCGGGGTGGACCGTCATCGGCGTCGCCGTCGCCGCGTTCGTCGTCGCGATGTTCGTCCTCGCGCTGCTCGTCGCCGTGCCCGTCCAGACGTTCCTCCGCTACTACGCCCTCCTCGTCCTCGGCGACACGAACGAGACGTTCGACGCGATTCCCGAGCGGCGGCGCGCGCTCCGAGAACCGGAGCCAGAGGGCTGA